One stretch of Salmo trutta chromosome 7, fSalTru1.1, whole genome shotgun sequence DNA includes these proteins:
- the il34 gene encoding interleukin-34, producing MVRSTAWLLGALLGLICVLPSVLMTPRTAQCTSLKTLENKLIGRRRNMKHNLPINYTIRVHYEEVFKLSNITRLRARVEDLEDGDLQDVWLLVNQEVLKRILRVLPVRHPSYKYTTDLEDLFRKVQQVFPTQSDEREPPERIEEIYKRVKEIDSKGWTFVTPKSLLDNCYRTMHCLFKDCFPSEDREQDYCGLPHWRKGRKRLQ from the exons ATGGTCCGGTCAACAGCCTGGCTCCTGGGAGCTCTATTGG GTTTGATATGTGTACTACCATCTGTTTTGATGACACCCAGAACTGCCCAGTGCACGTCTTTGAAGACATTGGAAAACAAACTCATAGGCCGAAGACGTAACATG AAGCACAATTTACCCATTAATTACACCATCAGAGTTCACTATGAGGAGGTCTTCAAACTCAGCAATATCACCAGGCTG AGGGCGAGGGTGGAGGATCTGGAAGACGGGGACCTGCAGGATGTGTGGCTGTTGGTCAACCAGGAGGTGTTGAAGAGGATTCTGAGGGTCTTGCCAGTGAGACACCCCTCCTACAAGTACACCACCGACCTGGAGGATCTCTTCAGGAAGGTCCAGCAGGTGTTCCCAACACAGAGTGATGAG AGAGAGCCACCAGAGCGAATAGAGGAGATCTACAAAAGGGTTAAGGAGATTGACTCAAAAGGCTGGACGTTCGTGACCCCCAAATCGCTGTTGGATAACTGCTATCGGACAATGCACTGTCTCTTCAAAGACTGCTTTCCCAGTGAAGACAGAGAGCAAGACT ATTGTGGCTTACCTCACTGGCGGAAGGGCAGAAAGAGACTACAGTAA